A genomic stretch from Arachis stenosperma cultivar V10309 chromosome 3, arast.V10309.gnm1.PFL2, whole genome shotgun sequence includes:
- the LOC130967994 gene encoding calcium-binding protein KRP1-like translates to MASGGGVDFEDLLPMMATKLGGEGLVKELCNGFELLMDKEKGVITLESLRSNAAAVLGIEDMKEDELVSMMREGDIDGDGCLSQMEFCVLMFRLSPELMEESWFLIEQALQNHDDELVSNNNKNKSNSSIS, encoded by the coding sequence ATGGCTAGTGGTGGTGGAGTTGACTTTGAGGACTTGCTTCCGATGATGGCGACCAAGCTAGGAGGCGAGGGACTCGTAAAAGAACTATGCAACGGTTTTGAGTTGCTGATGGACAAAGAGAAAGGTGTGATCACGTTGGAGAGCTTAAGGAGTAATGCTGCGGCGGTTCTTGGGATTGAGGACATGAAGGAGGACGAGCTTGTGAGCATGATGAGGGAAGGTGACATCGACGGCGACGGCTGCCTTTCGCAGATGGAGTTCTGTGTCTTGATGTTCAGGTTGAGCCCTGAATTGATGGAAGAGTCTTGGTTTTTGATTGAACAGGCATTGCAAAATCATGATGATGAACTAGTTAGCAACAATAACAAGAACAAGAGCAATTCTTCTATTTCATGA